CCCCCAGGGGCGGCCCTCCGCGTCCGCGTAGCGGACGAAGCCGAAGGGCGCGAACCACTTGTAGCGCTCGTCGTGGGACGGCTCCACCCGGCGGATCGCCTCCTCCGCGGTGTCGGCCAGGTAGACGCCGGCGCCCCAGCAGAGGTCCTGGCCCAGCTCGAGCGTGCGCCCGGCCCGCGCCGCCGCGTCCCGGTAGGCGCGGAAGACCTGGTCCACGATCTTCTCGCCGTTCAGCGTGACCATCCCCTTGATGCCGCGCGAGGCGATGAAGTCGAGGGTCTTGCCGCTCGCGATGGGCTGCCAGATCTCCACCGGCCGGTGGATCGGGCGCGGGATGCACGTGATCTCGCGCAGCTCGTAGTGGCGGTAGGGGACCGGCGGCGGGATGACGTAGCGCTTGCCGTGGTGGCTCCACGACTCCTCGTCGAAGCACTTGAGGATGATCTCGAGCTGCTCCTCGAACAGCTCGCGGTTGGCGTCGTTGTCGAGCATCGGCGAGCCGAACGTCTCCACCTCGCGCGTGTGGTACCCGCGCCCCACCCCGAAGATCACGCGCCCGTTCGTCAGGATGTCGGCGAGCGCGTAGTCCTCGGCCAGGCGGATCGGATGCCACATCGGCAGGATGTTGAAGGCGCAGCCGAACTTGAGCCGCTTCGTCTGGGTCGCGAGCCAGGTGGAGAGGAGAATGAGGTTTGGAATGACCTCGTACCCCTCGCGCTGGAAGTGGTGCTC
This genomic window from Candidatus Rokuibacteriota bacterium contains:
- a CDS encoding LLM class flavin-dependent oxidoreductase — encoded protein: MITKFSVLYVGQIELENIGRDGTPADERWYPNERFAEAYFTARDIAHTMDELGYYCLWMAEHHFQREGYEVIPNLILLSTWLATQTKRLKFGCAFNILPMWHPIRLAEDYALADILTNGRVIFGVGRGYHTREVETFGSPMLDNDANRELFEEQLEIILKCFDEESWSHHGKRYVIPPPVPYRHYELREITCIPRPIHRPVEIWQPIASGKTLDFIASRGIKGMVTLNGEKIVDQVFRAYRDAAARAGRTLELGQDLCWGAGVYLADTAEEAIRRVEPSHDERYKWFAPFGFVRYADAEGRPWGTPGAPARVPTIRDGVEQKAWLCGPPSHVIEIIREFEARYPGLEQMMIHWAEGIPPQEFKEQLRWFARDVMPAFKR